A genomic region of Herbaspirillum sp. DW155 contains the following coding sequences:
- a CDS encoding GNAT family N-acetyltransferase, whose protein sequence is MLRSLDRERQIIYCDRAIEVRPLGLREAPALYDAVHQSRVAISQWEAWCTPDYGLLDAKLFLQRSIEQWHVHAAYDFNIIDRSNGLVIGSVAVNQVSQLNQMANLGYWVREGYTGRGIAALAARAAAVFAFSKTGLTRLEIVAQAGNLRSQRVAEKAGATLECLARNRLVFHGEPRDAKVFSLVPTDLGLPVPVRT, encoded by the coding sequence ATGCTCCGCTCCCTAGACCGCGAACGGCAAATCATCTATTGCGACCGCGCCATCGAAGTGCGTCCGCTGGGCCTGCGCGAGGCCCCGGCGCTGTATGACGCCGTACACCAGTCGCGCGTGGCCATCAGCCAGTGGGAAGCCTGGTGTACCCCCGATTACGGCCTGCTGGACGCCAAGCTCTTCTTGCAGCGTTCCATCGAGCAATGGCATGTCCACGCGGCCTACGACTTCAACATCATCGATCGCAGCAACGGCCTGGTGATTGGCTCGGTGGCCGTCAACCAGGTCAGCCAGCTGAACCAGATGGCCAATCTCGGCTACTGGGTACGCGAAGGTTACACGGGGCGCGGCATCGCCGCCCTTGCCGCGCGGGCGGCGGCGGTCTTCGCCTTTTCAAAAACGGGACTGACGCGCCTGGAAATCGTCGCCCAAGCCGGCAACCTGCGCAGCCAGCGGGTCGCTGAGAAGGCCGGGGCGACGCTGGAATGCCTGGCCCGCAATCGCCTGGTCTTTCATGGCGAACCGCGCGATGCCAAGGTTTTTTCACTGGTGCCGACCGATCTGGGGCTTCCTGTCCCGGTGCGTACCTGA
- a CDS encoding NAD(P)H-dependent glycerol-3-phosphate dehydrogenase: MKITILGAGAWGTALAIPLARKHQVVLWGRNAQAMQAASQQRENSLYLPGFPLPPELTVSSDFDAAVRHVCDDPDDALLIAASSVSGLRELAGQLRARAIPNLVWLCKGLEEGTRLLPHQVVQEVLGSELAAGVLSGPSFAQEVARGLPCALTIAGADAALCERVVAAVHGNNIRIYSSDDLVGVEIGGAVKNILAIATGVADGLQLGLNARAALITRGLAEITRLGVALGGRAETFMGLSGVGDLILTCTGDLSRNRRVGLGLAQNKKLTDIVAELGHVAEGVRCAQAVRELAREKGIEMPITDAVAAALFDGVSVQEMVARLLARDPREESL, from the coding sequence ATGAAGATCACTATTCTGGGCGCCGGCGCATGGGGTACCGCGCTGGCCATTCCGCTGGCACGCAAGCACCAGGTCGTGCTGTGGGGGCGCAATGCCCAGGCCATGCAGGCGGCCAGCCAGCAGCGTGAAAACAGCCTGTACCTGCCGGGCTTCCCGCTGCCGCCTGAACTGACGGTGAGTTCGGACTTCGATGCCGCCGTGCGGCATGTCTGCGACGATCCTGATGATGCGCTGCTGATCGCGGCCTCGTCGGTGTCGGGCCTGCGCGAACTGGCCGGACAACTGCGCGCCCGTGCCATCCCCAACCTGGTATGGCTGTGCAAGGGTCTGGAAGAAGGCACGAGGCTGCTGCCGCATCAGGTGGTGCAGGAGGTCTTGGGTTCAGAGCTGGCCGCAGGCGTGCTCTCTGGCCCCTCCTTTGCCCAGGAAGTGGCGCGCGGCCTGCCCTGCGCGCTGACCATCGCCGGCGCCGATGCGGCGCTGTGCGAGCGCGTGGTGGCCGCCGTGCATGGCAACAACATCCGCATCTATTCCAGCGATGACCTGGTGGGCGTGGAGATCGGCGGCGCCGTCAAGAACATCCTGGCCATCGCCACCGGCGTGGCCGATGGTCTGCAACTCGGCCTGAACGCCCGCGCCGCATTGATCACGCGCGGCCTGGCGGAGATCACGCGATTGGGCGTGGCGCTGGGCGGACGTGCAGAAACCTTCATGGGACTCTCAGGCGTGGGCGACCTCATCCTGACCTGCACCGGCGACCTTTCGCGCAACCGGCGCGTCGGCCTGGGACTGGCTCAGAACAAGAAGCTGACGGATATCGTCGCCGAACTCGGTCACGTGGCCGAGGGTGTGCGCTGCGCACAGGCGGTACGTGAGCTGGCGCGCGAAAAAGGCATCGAGATGCCGATCACCGATGCGGTGGCGGCGGCCTTGTTTGATGGCGTATCGGTGCAAGAAATGGTGGCCCGGCTGCTGGCGCGGGATCCGCGCGAAGAAAGCCTGTAA
- a CDS encoding SH3 domain-containing protein, whose product MKRLPLILCATLLGAFMAKDALALDFKSVGASPAIMYDAPSEKGRRVYVAPRGMPVEVVLTYGEWSKVRDAAGTLSWISSKALTPKRMLVVSVANARIFSAADEGSPVVFTADKSVLLEMLESPSNGWVKVRHRDGQSGFVKAGEVWGD is encoded by the coding sequence ATGAAACGCCTGCCCCTGATTCTTTGCGCCACCCTGCTCGGCGCCTTCATGGCCAAGGATGCCCTGGCCCTGGACTTCAAGTCGGTCGGTGCCTCGCCCGCCATCATGTACGACGCCCCTTCCGAAAAGGGCCGCCGCGTCTACGTCGCGCCGCGCGGCATGCCGGTCGAGGTGGTGCTGACCTATGGCGAATGGAGCAAGGTCAGGGATGCCGCCGGCACGCTGTCCTGGATCTCTTCCAAGGCCTTGACGCCCAAGCGCATGCTGGTGGTATCGGTGGCCAATGCGCGCATCTTCAGTGCCGCCGATGAAGGCAGCCCGGTGGTCTTCACCGCCGACAAGTCGGTGCTGCTGGAGATGCTGGAGAGCCCCAGCAATGGCTGGGTCAAGGTGCGCCATCGCGACGGCCAGAGCGGCTTCGTGAAGGCTGGTGAAGTCTGGGGCGATTGA
- the secB gene encoding protein-export chaperone SecB produces the protein MSEQNQEAQQQPVFQIQRVYLKDLSLEQPNSPAIFLEQEAPSIEVSVDVGAEALAEGVFESTVTITVTAKVKDKVAFLVEGKQAGIFEIRNVPAEQLDPLLGIGCPNIIYPYLRANIADAITRAGFPPVHLAEINFEVFYQQRLQALAEQQGATLVNNGSTAVN, from the coding sequence ATGTCGGAACAGAACCAAGAAGCCCAACAGCAACCCGTTTTCCAGATCCAGCGCGTCTACCTGAAGGATCTGTCGCTGGAACAGCCGAATTCCCCGGCCATCTTCCTGGAGCAGGAAGCCCCTTCGATCGAAGTGTCGGTGGACGTCGGCGCCGAAGCGCTGGCTGAAGGCGTGTTCGAATCGACCGTGACCATCACCGTGACCGCCAAGGTCAAGGACAAGGTGGCCTTCCTGGTCGAGGGCAAGCAAGCCGGCATCTTCGAGATCCGCAACGTGCCGGCCGAGCAACTGGACCCGCTCTTGGGCATCGGCTGCCCCAACATCATCTACCCGTACCTGCGCGCCAACATCGCCGACGCCATCACCCGCGCCGGTTTCCCGCCGGTGCACCTGGCCGAGATCAACTTCGAGGTGTTCTACCAGCAGCGCCTGCAGGCCCTGGCCGAGCAACAAGGCGCGACCCTGGTCAACAACGGCTCCACCGCCGTCAACTGA
- the grxC gene encoding glutaredoxin 3, whose product MSAPVTMYCTAVCPYCMMAERLLASKGITQIEKIRVDLEPQQRELMMQKTGRRTVPQIYVGDTHVGGFDDLSALDRAGKLDPLLQA is encoded by the coding sequence ATGAGCGCCCCCGTGACCATGTACTGCACCGCCGTGTGCCCGTATTGCATGATGGCCGAGCGTTTGCTGGCCAGCAAGGGAATCACGCAGATCGAGAAGATCCGCGTGGATCTCGAACCTCAGCAGCGTGAGCTGATGATGCAAAAGACCGGCCGCCGCACCGTGCCCCAGATCTATGTCGGCGACACCCATGTCGGCGGCTTCGATGACCTGAGCGCACTGGACCGCGCCGGCAAGCTGGACCCGCTGCTGCAAGCCTGA
- a CDS encoding rhodanese-like domain-containing protein — translation MKFIIDNIFLIALALVSGGALLVPYLQQRGNKLSLLQATQMLNQGKVLVLDVRDTEQFAAGHLRDARNIPLKELPQRIGELDKLKARPVIVVCQTGTQANRAEASLKKAGFTEVYGLNGGIAAWQGQGLPLTTKEAK, via the coding sequence GTGAAATTCATCATCGACAATATTTTCCTGATCGCCCTGGCCTTGGTCTCGGGCGGTGCGCTGCTGGTTCCCTACCTGCAGCAGCGCGGCAACAAGCTGAGCCTCTTGCAGGCCACCCAGATGCTCAACCAGGGCAAGGTGCTGGTGCTGGACGTGCGTGACACCGAGCAATTCGCGGCCGGCCACCTGCGCGACGCCCGCAACATTCCCCTGAAAGAGTTGCCGCAGCGCATCGGCGAACTGGACAAGCTGAAGGCCCGCCCGGTCATCGTGGTGTGCCAGACCGGCACCCAGGCCAACCGTGCCGAGGCGTCGTTGAAGAAAGCCGGCTTCACCGAAGTATACGGCCTGAACGGCGGCATCGCCGCCTGGCAGGGCCAGGGCCTGCCGCTGACCACCAAGGAGGCCAAATGA
- the gpmA gene encoding 2,3-diphosphoglycerate-dependent phosphoglycerate mutase, which produces MYKIVFMRHGESTWNLANRFTGWVDVDLTEKGVAEARQAGKLLKEAGFSFDLAYTSVLKRAIRTLWTTLDEMDQMYIPIKNDWRLNERHYGALQGLNKAETAAQYGDEQVLVWRRSYDTPPNPLTPGEERDSFGDARYAGLSREQVPLTECLKDTVARVLPAWNDSIAPAIRAGKQIIISAHGNSLRALIKYLDGISDNDIVGLNIPNGQPLVYELDADLKPIKSYYLGDQSAIEAALKAVANQGKSK; this is translated from the coding sequence ATGTACAAAATCGTATTCATGCGCCACGGCGAATCGACCTGGAACTTGGCCAACCGCTTCACCGGCTGGGTCGACGTCGACCTGACCGAAAAGGGCGTGGCCGAAGCCCGCCAGGCCGGCAAGCTGCTCAAGGAAGCCGGTTTCTCCTTCGACCTGGCCTATACCTCGGTGTTGAAGCGCGCCATCCGCACCCTCTGGACCACGCTGGATGAAATGGACCAGATGTACATCCCGATCAAGAACGACTGGCGCCTCAACGAACGCCACTACGGCGCCCTGCAAGGTCTGAACAAGGCCGAGACCGCCGCCCAGTACGGCGACGAGCAGGTGCTGGTCTGGCGCCGCAGCTACGACACCCCGCCCAATCCGCTGACTCCGGGCGAAGAGCGTGACTCCTTCGGTGATGCCCGCTACGCCGGTCTCTCGCGCGAACAGGTGCCGCTGACCGAATGCCTGAAGGACACCGTGGCCCGCGTCCTGCCGGCCTGGAATGACTCCATCGCCCCGGCCATCCGCGCCGGCAAGCAGATCATCATCTCGGCGCACGGCAACAGCCTGCGCGCCCTGATCAAGTACCTGGACGGCATCAGCGACAACGATATCGTCGGCCTGAACATCCCCAATGGCCAGCCGCTGGTCTATGAACTGGATGCCGATCTCAAGCCCATCAAGAGCTACTACCTGGGCGACCAGTCCGCCATCGAGGCAGCGCTCAAGGCCGTGGCCAATCAAGGGAAGTCGAAATAA
- a CDS encoding peptidoglycan DD-metalloendopeptidase family protein — translation MLLCAALQAQPITERTRQKQAAEKEQADLQQRLSALKRDIDQTETAKDNAADALAASEQAISKANRSLRDLAQEQQDTEARLAQLVKQLNELTALVNAQQAQLSKLLREQYVAGNEDRIKLLLSGDNPNRINRELQYMGYVSQAQAKLIETLRANQQAIRANKADTQNAKFELEEIAQEELEQKKVLEREKGRRQTLLAQLSTKLNAQRQEVGRLEQDQQRLSSLVDKLAQIIEQQKKAEAEAREKRRQEQLAKARAEREKRLAEQRARAEKHAAEAAKAAREGKPAPRMPDPADAIDDDEPPQSASLGRNDTLPEPQSDNFGKPFASLRGQLHLPVRGDLSSKFGSRRGDGPTSRGLFIRAPEGAEVRAVAAGRVVFADWLRGFGNLIIVDHGNQYMTIYGNNQAVLKRAGDLVKAGETIATAGNSGGNEQSGLYFEMRYQGRAFDPQGWVTSR, via the coding sequence ATGCTGCTGTGTGCAGCGTTGCAGGCCCAGCCGATCACCGAGCGCACCCGGCAGAAGCAGGCCGCCGAGAAGGAGCAGGCCGACCTGCAGCAGCGCCTGAGCGCGCTCAAGCGCGATATCGACCAGACCGAAACCGCCAAGGACAATGCGGCCGATGCCCTGGCCGCTTCCGAGCAGGCGATCTCCAAGGCCAATCGTTCATTGCGTGACCTGGCACAGGAACAGCAGGATACCGAGGCGCGCCTGGCGCAGCTGGTCAAGCAGTTGAATGAACTGACCGCCCTGGTCAACGCTCAGCAGGCGCAGCTTTCCAAGCTGCTGCGCGAGCAATACGTGGCCGGCAACGAAGATCGCATCAAGCTGCTGCTCTCAGGGGACAATCCCAACCGCATCAACCGCGAGCTGCAGTACATGGGCTATGTCTCGCAAGCCCAGGCCAAGCTCATTGAAACCTTGCGCGCCAACCAGCAGGCGATCCGTGCCAACAAGGCCGACACGCAGAATGCCAAGTTCGAACTGGAAGAAATCGCCCAGGAAGAACTGGAGCAAAAGAAGGTGCTGGAGCGCGAGAAGGGTCGCCGCCAGACCCTGCTCGCGCAGCTTTCCACCAAACTCAACGCCCAGCGCCAGGAAGTCGGCCGTCTGGAGCAGGACCAGCAGCGCCTGTCCAGCCTGGTGGACAAGCTGGCGCAGATCATCGAGCAGCAGAAAAAGGCCGAAGCCGAGGCCCGCGAGAAACGTCGCCAGGAACAATTGGCCAAAGCCAGGGCCGAACGCGAGAAGCGTCTGGCGGAGCAGCGCGCCCGCGCCGAGAAGCACGCCGCCGAAGCGGCCAAGGCCGCCAGGGAGGGCAAGCCGGCGCCCAGGATGCCCGATCCGGCTGACGCCATCGATGATGACGAACCGCCGCAAAGCGCCTCCCTGGGCCGCAACGACACCCTGCCCGAGCCGCAGTCGGACAACTTCGGCAAGCCCTTCGCCAGCCTGCGCGGACAGCTGCATCTGCCGGTCAGGGGTGACCTGAGCTCGAAATTCGGCAGCCGCCGGGGCGACGGGCCGACCAGCCGGGGCCTCTTCATCCGCGCCCCCGAGGGTGCGGAAGTGCGCGCGGTGGCGGCGGGACGGGTGGTCTTTGCGGACTGGCTGCGCGGGTTCGGCAATCTGATCATCGTCGACCACGGCAACCAGTACATGACGATCTACGGTAACAACCAGGCGGTATTGAAACGCGCCGGCGATCTGGTCAAGGCCGGCGAAACCATTGCCACTGCAGGCAACAGCGGCGGCAATGAGCAATCGGGTTTATACTTTGAAATGCGGTATCAAGGCCGCGCATTCGACCCACAGGGGTGGGTAACTTCTAGGTGA